From one Rubrobacter xylanophilus genomic stretch:
- a CDS encoding alkaline phosphatase family protein encodes MKPASRFEIVAARLWNVLNEGKSFHPVFVLGTFLLAHLTELAEVGFWGRALPALALAAPLVGLFVLYDFPLRLRWALWAYLAAFAVLFWFVDLPVAALALGLYLFFTVFFWGTLYYHLRTGAPWTNFLRFWRLVLENPDSTSGNFLEQVPKALLALFVLEYLVAEPLGAGRAAAVLGFTAAIGVASHLVHRRFFDWKPAYPEGPTREVNRGEPLARRVIVVVIDGCRLDRFREAKKPYIERMMRRGAVYETVETVYPARTVVCFSSMLTGVPPERHGITSNLVLRLGLKVESVFDALRRAGKSGRLVGIAHLIDAFGDDVASVTSVAHNDEIDRNLIAAAKRELDEKDPDLLVLQLLAVDQNGHVRGTYYPEYVERIEITDRLVEDFMRWCEERGYLEDAAVILMADHGQGRGIGAHGHLSEGERFVPFAMWGSGVREGVVVREPRSILDLAPTICYLLGVEPPSGSSGRVLGEALLR; translated from the coding sequence ATGAAGCCCGCGTCGAGGTTTGAGATAGTGGCCGCCCGGTTGTGGAACGTCCTCAACGAGGGCAAGTCCTTCCATCCCGTCTTCGTGCTCGGGACCTTTCTGCTGGCTCACCTCACGGAGCTCGCCGAGGTCGGCTTCTGGGGACGGGCGCTGCCGGCTCTGGCGCTCGCCGCGCCGCTCGTCGGCCTGTTCGTCCTCTACGACTTCCCCCTGCGGCTGCGGTGGGCGCTTTGGGCCTACCTGGCGGCCTTCGCGGTCCTCTTTTGGTTCGTGGATCTCCCGGTGGCCGCGCTCGCGCTCGGGCTCTACCTCTTCTTCACCGTTTTCTTCTGGGGCACGCTCTACTACCACCTGCGCACGGGCGCTCCGTGGACCAACTTCCTCCGCTTCTGGCGGCTGGTGCTGGAGAACCCCGACTCCACGAGCGGCAACTTCCTCGAGCAGGTGCCCAAGGCGCTGCTCGCGCTCTTCGTGCTCGAGTATCTGGTCGCCGAGCCGCTCGGAGCCGGGAGGGCCGCGGCGGTGCTCGGGTTCACCGCTGCGATCGGTGTGGCCAGCCATCTCGTGCACCGGCGCTTCTTCGACTGGAAGCCGGCCTACCCGGAGGGACCCACGCGGGAGGTCAACCGGGGCGAGCCGCTCGCGCGGCGGGTGATCGTGGTGGTCATCGACGGCTGCCGGCTGGACAGGTTCCGGGAGGCGAAGAAGCCGTACATCGAGCGGATGATGCGCCGGGGCGCCGTCTACGAGACGGTCGAGACCGTCTACCCGGCGCGGACGGTGGTCTGCTTCTCCTCCATGCTCACCGGGGTTCCCCCGGAGCGGCACGGGATCACCTCCAACCTGGTACTCAGGCTGGGCCTGAAGGTCGAGAGCGTCTTCGACGCGCTGCGGCGGGCCGGGAAGAGCGGCCGGCTGGTCGGGATAGCCCACCTCATAGACGCCTTCGGGGACGACGTGGCGAGCGTCACCAGCGTGGCCCACAACGACGAGATCGACCGGAACCTCATCGCCGCGGCGAAGCGGGAGCTCGACGAGAAGGACCCGGACCTGCTGGTCCTGCAGCTGCTCGCGGTGGATCAGAACGGGCATGTGCGCGGCACCTACTACCCGGAGTACGTGGAGCGGATCGAGATAACCGACCGGCTCGTCGAGGACTTCATGCGGTGGTGCGAGGAGCGGGGGTATCTGGAGGACGCGGCGGTGATCCTGATGGCCGACCACGGTCAGGGACGCGGCATCGGGGCCCACGGCCACCTCTCGGAGGGGGAGCGCTTCGTGCCGTTCGCGATGTGGGGCAGCGGCGTCCGGGAGGGGGTGGTCGTGCGGGAGCCCCGCTCCATCCTGGACCTCGCCCCCACCATCTGCTACCTGCTCGGGGTGGAGCCCCCCTCGGGCTCCTCGGGGCGGGTGCTGGGGGAGGCGCTGCTGCGGTGA
- a CDS encoding glycosyltransferase family 2 protein: MRLVAVLIPAHDEEATLGELLARVGRVRVPGCRLLPLVVDDGSGDGTARVAREGGAMVVRHPGNRGLGAAVRTGLRAAVRVGADAVAYLDADLEYFPEDIPALLEPVLSGRADYVLGSRFRGGGARRMRPHRLAGNLLFTALLAALARRLITDGQTGMRAFSREAAARAEIVHDYNYAQVLTLDLLRKGFRMEEVPVRYRPRRHGESFIGWRYPLKVLPAIWRELRSP, from the coding sequence GTGAGGCTGGTGGCGGTCCTGATCCCGGCGCACGACGAGGAGGCGACCCTCGGGGAGCTGCTGGCGCGGGTGGGGAGGGTCCGGGTGCCGGGCTGCCGGCTGCTGCCGCTGGTGGTCGACGACGGATCCGGGGACGGGACGGCGCGGGTGGCCCGCGAGGGGGGCGCCATGGTCGTCCGGCACCCCGGAAATCGGGGGCTCGGGGCCGCGGTGCGCACCGGATTGCGGGCCGCCGTGCGCGTCGGGGCCGACGCCGTGGCCTATCTGGACGCCGACCTGGAGTACTTCCCGGAGGACATCCCGGCGCTCCTCGAGCCGGTGCTCTCGGGCCGGGCGGACTACGTTCTGGGGAGCCGCTTCCGGGGCGGCGGGGCCCGGCGCATGAGGCCGCACCGGCTGGCGGGGAATTTGCTGTTCACCGCGCTGCTCGCCGCGCTCGCCCGGCGCCTCATCACCGACGGGCAGACGGGAATGCGGGCCTTCTCGCGGGAGGCCGCCGCGCGGGCGGAGATCGTCCACGACTACAATTACGCCCAGGTCCTGACCCTGGACCTGCTCCGCAAGGGTTTCCGGATGGAGGAGGTCCCCGTCCGCTACCGGCCCCGGCGCCACGGTGAGTCGTTCATCGGGTGGCGGTACCCGCTGAAGGTGCTGCCGGCGATCTGGCGGGAGCTGCGCAGCCCCTAG
- a CDS encoding tartrate dehydrogenase: MARIAVIGGDGIGPEVVEAGIRVLEVAVRPEPSLELEFERFPWGCEYYLEQGRMMPKDALETLSGFDALYLGAVGWPSVPDHVSLWGLLLPIRRGFDQYVNLRPVRLLRGVQSPLAEPGKLDLVVVRENTEGEYSDAGGRLHRGTPHEIAVQETVFTRRGVERIVRYAYEEAKKRRGLLTGATKSNGISITMPFFDEIFREVGEEFPEVEASLMHADALAARLVLAPEAFDVVVGSNLLGDILSEITAAACGAIGIAPSANLNPTGEHPSLFEPIHGSAPDIAGKGVANPSGAIWAASLMLEHLGHEAAAARVLVALEETLAEGVKTRDLGGEAGTEEFTDEVVRRLLP; encoded by the coding sequence GTGGCCAGGATAGCGGTGATCGGGGGGGACGGCATAGGTCCCGAGGTGGTCGAGGCGGGCATCCGGGTGCTCGAGGTCGCCGTCCGGCCGGAGCCCTCGTTAGAGCTGGAGTTCGAGCGGTTCCCCTGGGGATGCGAGTACTATCTTGAGCAGGGGCGCATGATGCCCAAGGACGCCCTGGAGACCCTCTCCGGCTTCGACGCCCTCTACCTGGGGGCGGTGGGCTGGCCGTCGGTGCCGGATCACGTCTCGCTGTGGGGTCTGCTGCTGCCCATCCGGCGCGGCTTCGACCAGTACGTAAACCTGCGGCCGGTGCGGCTGTTGCGCGGGGTCCAGAGCCCGCTCGCCGAGCCCGGGAAACTCGACCTGGTGGTGGTGCGGGAGAACACCGAGGGCGAGTACTCCGACGCCGGGGGGAGGCTCCACCGGGGGACGCCGCACGAGATAGCCGTACAGGAGACCGTCTTCACCCGGCGCGGGGTGGAGCGGATCGTCCGCTACGCCTACGAGGAGGCAAAGAAGCGGCGGGGTTTGCTCACCGGGGCCACGAAGTCCAACGGGATCAGCATAACCATGCCGTTCTTCGACGAGATCTTCCGGGAGGTCGGCGAGGAGTTCCCGGAGGTGGAGGCGAGCCTCATGCACGCCGACGCGCTGGCCGCCCGCCTCGTGCTCGCCCCGGAAGCCTTCGACGTGGTCGTGGGCTCCAACCTCCTCGGGGACATCCTCTCGGAGATAACCGCCGCCGCGTGCGGGGCCATCGGGATAGCCCCCTCGGCCAATTTGAACCCCACGGGCGAGCATCCCTCGCTCTTCGAGCCCATACACGGCAGCGCCCCGGACATCGCGGGCAAAGGGGTGGCGAACCCCTCCGGTGCGATCTGGGCGGCCTCGCTGATGCTGGAACATCTGGGTCACGAAGCGGCCGCCGCCCGGGTACTCGTAGCGCTGGAGGAGACCCTCGCGGAGGGTGTAAAAACCCGGGACCTCGGGGGAGAGGCGGGCACGGAAGAGTTCACGGACGAGGTCGTCCGCCGGCTACTCCCCTAG
- a CDS encoding PPOX class F420-dependent oxidoreductase, translated as MRRMSAEELRGFLLTGTRTAKLSTVRPDGRPHVAPVWFVLDGEDVVFTTHESTVKARNMRQNPRVSLCVDDERPPYAFVLVEGTARLFAGAPDLLEWTTRIGGRYMGPERAEEYGRRNAVPGELLVRVKPERIIARAGVAE; from the coding sequence ATGCGCAGGATGTCTGCCGAGGAACTGAGAGGGTTTCTCCTCACCGGGACCCGCACCGCGAAGCTGTCCACCGTGAGGCCCGACGGGCGGCCGCACGTGGCCCCGGTGTGGTTCGTGCTGGACGGGGAGGATGTCGTCTTCACCACCCACGAGAGCACGGTCAAGGCCCGCAACATGCGCCAGAACCCCCGGGTGAGCCTGTGCGTGGACGACGAGCGGCCGCCCTACGCCTTCGTGCTGGTGGAGGGCACGGCGCGCCTCTTTGCCGGGGCTCCGGACCTCTTGGAGTGGACGACGCGCATCGGGGGCCGGTACATGGGGCCAGAGAGGGCGGAGGAGTACGGCCGCAGGAACGCCGTCCCCGGGGAGCTGTTGGTTCGGGTGAAGCCCGAGAGGATCATAGCCCGCGCGGGCGTCGCGGAGTAG
- a CDS encoding protein-L-isoaspartate(D-aspartate) O-methyltransferase has protein sequence MPGSPEDLVRAAAACGVGDRRVLEALRRIPRELFVPPEHAGEAYLDRPLPIPHGQVTTQPSLVVRMVEALGLEGGEKVLEVGTGYGFQTALLALLCAFVCSVERYPDVAETARRNLSRCGISNVRVVVGDGTRGLPEEAPFDAILVSAAFPRVPEPLASQLAPGGRLVQPVGPGGAEEVVLFGKSRDGELVRRAGIADARFVRLYGDYGFEPPP, from the coding sequence GTGCCAGGCTCTCCGGAAGACCTGGTCCGGGCCGCCGCTGCCTGCGGGGTCGGGGACCGGCGGGTCCTGGAGGCGCTGCGCCGGATCCCGCGGGAGCTCTTCGTCCCGCCGGAGCACGCCGGGGAGGCGTACCTGGACCGGCCTCTCCCGATACCTCACGGGCAGGTGACGACCCAGCCCTCGCTGGTGGTGCGGATGGTGGAGGCCCTGGGCCTCGAAGGCGGGGAGAAGGTTCTGGAGGTGGGCACGGGCTACGGCTTCCAGACGGCGCTTCTGGCCTTGCTCTGCGCTTTCGTCTGTAGCGTCGAGCGGTATCCGGACGTGGCGGAGACGGCCCGGAGGAACCTCTCCCGCTGCGGCATCTCCAACGTCCGCGTGGTGGTCGGCGACGGCACGCGGGGCCTCCCCGAAGAGGCCCCCTTCGACGCCATCCTGGTCTCGGCGGCCTTCCCCCGGGTTCCGGAGCCCCTCGCCTCCCAGCTCGCCCCTGGCGGGCGGCTGGTCCAGCCGGTGGGCCCGGGCGGTGCCGAGGAGGTGGTGCTCTTCGGGAAGAGCCGGGACGGGGAGCTGGTGCGCCGCGCCGGGATCGCGGACGCGCGCTTCGTGCGGCTCTATGGGGACTACGGGTTCGAGCCCCCGCCCTGA
- a CDS encoding hemerythrin domain-containing protein, producing MKRHPALREFSDDHHRGLVHALRLRRAAAGEGGELGEVARAFERFFREETEEHFEKEERVLLPVAEAAGVSPQEPDIRRMLGEHVEIRRLVRRLEEEAAAGNVRPETLREAGRLLEDHIRLEERRVFPMLERSLSEETLAELRRRIAAFSVDQGGGSNP from the coding sequence GTGAAGCGTCACCCGGCGTTGAGGGAGTTCTCGGACGACCACCATCGGGGGCTGGTGCACGCCCTCAGGCTCAGGAGGGCTGCTGCGGGGGAGGGCGGGGAGCTCGGGGAGGTTGCGCGGGCCTTCGAGCGCTTTTTCCGGGAGGAGACGGAGGAGCACTTCGAGAAGGAGGAGCGGGTTCTGCTGCCGGTGGCGGAGGCGGCCGGCGTGTCGCCGCAGGAACCGGACATCCGGCGCATGCTCGGCGAGCATGTGGAGATCAGGCGGCTCGTCCGGCGGCTCGAGGAGGAGGCTGCCGCAGGGAACGTACGCCCGGAGACCCTAAGGGAGGCCGGAAGGCTGCTCGAGGACCACATCCGGCTCGAGGAGCGACGGGTCTTCCCGATGCTCGAGCGTTCCCTGTCGGAGGAGACCCTTGCAGAGTTAAGGCGCAGGATTGCGGCGTTTAGCGTAGATCAGGGCGGGGGCTCGAACCCGTAG
- a CDS encoding class I SAM-dependent methyltransferase codes for MERAPLGAGDARPEKMPGHWLLARLGKRVLRPGGVEATRWMLDELGIGERDDVVEFAPGVGATARMVLERDPASYTGVERDREAARRVVEILHGNRRGCVVGDAGATGLASGCASVVLGEAMLTMQREAQKRRIAGEAYRLLRPGGRYGIHELCLVPEEIDGGTKEEIREELSRTVRVGARPLTPGEWQALLESCGFEVTRCTLFPMRLLEPGRILRDEGPAGALRFAANLLRDRKARERVLAMRHIFRRYRSHIAAIVLVARKPATL; via the coding sequence ATGGAGCGGGCGCCGTTGGGTGCGGGGGATGCGCGGCCGGAGAAGATGCCGGGGCACTGGCTGCTGGCGCGGCTGGGCAAGCGGGTGCTGCGGCCCGGCGGGGTGGAGGCGACGCGCTGGATGCTGGATGAGTTGGGGATCGGTGAGCGGGATGACGTCGTGGAGTTTGCCCCGGGGGTGGGGGCGACGGCTCGGATGGTTCTGGAGCGCGACCCGGCCTCCTACACGGGGGTGGAGAGGGACCGGGAAGCGGCGCGGAGGGTCGTGGAGATCCTGCATGGAAACCGTCGGGGTTGCGTGGTGGGCGACGCCGGCGCCACGGGGCTTGCGAGCGGCTGCGCCAGCGTGGTCTTGGGGGAGGCGATGCTCACCATGCAGCGGGAGGCGCAGAAGCGCCGTATCGCGGGCGAGGCGTACCGGCTGCTGCGCCCCGGCGGGCGGTACGGAATCCACGAGCTCTGCCTGGTACCCGAGGAGATCGACGGGGGGACAAAGGAGGAGATCCGGGAGGAGCTCTCCCGCACCGTCCGCGTCGGCGCCCGGCCGCTTACCCCGGGCGAGTGGCAGGCGCTCCTGGAATCCTGCGGCTTCGAGGTGACCAGGTGCACCCTGTTTCCGATGCGCCTCCTCGAGCCCGGCAGGATCCTGCGCGACGAAGGCCCAGCCGGAGCCCTGCGCTTCGCCGCCAACCTCCTCCGCGACCGCAAGGCCCGAGAGAGAGTTCTCGCCATGCGCCACATCTTCCGCCGCTACCGAAGCCACATCGCCGCCATCGTCCTCGTCGCCCGTAAACCCGCAACCCTCTAG
- the ric gene encoding iron-sulfur cluster repair di-iron protein produces the protein MISVERTVSDLVVERPARSRVFERFGIDYCCGGGVPLREACEVAGVEPEEVILELERLDPVSDEGPAVAEMGVEEMVDHIVRVHHDYLREELPRLGAMVEKVARVHGGSHPELYELHEVFAQLRRELEEHTDKEERVLFPACMEFASGRRPAASGYIRALVSSLISEHVDSGDGLRSIREITRGYRVPEDACNTYRAMLDGLAELERDTHEHVFKENTLLFPRVVAAERALEERR, from the coding sequence ATGATTTCGGTGGAGAGGACGGTCTCCGATCTGGTGGTGGAGCGTCCTGCGCGGTCGCGGGTATTCGAGCGTTTCGGGATCGACTACTGCTGCGGGGGAGGGGTACCGCTGCGGGAGGCTTGTGAGGTTGCGGGGGTGGAGCCGGAGGAGGTGATCCTGGAGCTGGAGCGGTTGGATCCCGTTTCGGATGAGGGGCCGGCCGTCGCCGAGATGGGCGTGGAGGAGATGGTGGACCACATAGTGCGGGTGCACCACGACTACCTGCGGGAGGAGCTGCCGCGGCTCGGGGCGATGGTCGAGAAGGTCGCCCGGGTGCACGGCGGCTCCCACCCCGAGCTCTACGAGCTCCACGAGGTCTTCGCGCAGCTCAGGCGCGAGCTCGAGGAGCATACGGACAAAGAGGAGCGCGTGCTGTTCCCGGCCTGCATGGAGTTCGCCTCCGGGCGGCGTCCGGCGGCATCCGGGTACATCCGGGCGCTCGTCTCCTCCCTCATCTCCGAGCATGTGGACTCCGGCGACGGGTTGCGGTCCATCCGGGAGATCACGCGGGGCTACAGGGTTCCCGAGGACGCCTGCAACACCTACCGGGCGATGCTCGACGGGCTCGCCGAACTCGAGCGGGACACCCACGAGCACGTCTTCAAGGAGAACACCCTGCTCTTCCCGCGGGTCGTCGCCGCGGAGAGGGCTCTTGAGGAGAGGCGGTGA
- a CDS encoding IS701 family transposase, which yields MPQTVDRKTLRSWSGGLDAVSERIAPRFARSELRERARSYLLGLLSGAERKNSWQLAEVAGDATPYGFQHLLGRANWDADLVRDDLREYVLEHLGDDEGVLIVDETGFIKKGEMSVGVKRQYTGTAGKTENCQVGVFLCYASRRGQAFIDRELYLPQEWAEDKQRRKRAGVPEEVGMRTKPELAKEMLERALGAGVEAGWVVADSVYGDSRRLGMFLEEREQPYVLALSSKAHVWAGFYQHRLSTVLESLQQGEPGLEEAGGGWKRLSAGDGSKGPRLYDWLRLPLNPPMQEGFERWLLVRRSIEAPEELTAYTVFAPEGTTLEELAKVASIRWRVEIGFEEAKGEVGLSHYEVRSWHGWYRHITLALFAHAFLAVIRAKGIDIESSQEKGAPKPEGTDSLLAFKRKRGLW from the coding sequence ATGCCACAGACGGTGGATCGGAAGACGCTGCGCTCGTGGAGTGGGGGGTTGGATGCCGTGAGCGAGCGGATCGCCCCGCGCTTCGCCCGCTCCGAGCTTCGCGAGCGAGCACGATCCTACCTGCTGGGGCTGCTCTCTGGCGCAGAGCGCAAGAACTCCTGGCAGTTGGCCGAGGTGGCGGGAGACGCCACGCCCTACGGATTTCAGCACTTGCTGGGTCGAGCCAACTGGGATGCCGATCTCGTACGCGACGATCTCAGAGAATACGTACTCGAGCACCTGGGCGACGATGAGGGTGTTCTTATCGTCGACGAGACGGGCTTCATCAAGAAGGGAGAGATGAGCGTAGGCGTCAAGCGCCAGTACACCGGAACGGCCGGCAAGACGGAGAACTGCCAGGTTGGGGTGTTTTTGTGCTATGCCTCCCGTAGGGGCCAGGCCTTCATAGACCGGGAGCTGTATCTGCCCCAAGAGTGGGCCGAAGACAAGCAACGACGCAAGAGGGCCGGAGTACCAGAAGAGGTTGGGATGCGCACCAAGCCCGAGTTGGCCAAGGAGATGCTAGAGAGGGCTCTTGGTGCGGGAGTGGAGGCTGGGTGGGTGGTGGCCGACAGTGTCTATGGGGACAGCAGACGCCTCGGGATGTTCCTCGAAGAGAGGGAGCAGCCCTACGTGCTGGCCCTCTCGAGCAAGGCTCACGTGTGGGCCGGCTTCTACCAGCACCGGCTAAGCACGGTGCTCGAATCTTTACAGCAAGGAGAGCCGGGGCTGGAAGAAGCCGGGGGAGGTTGGAAGCGCCTCTCGGCCGGAGACGGCTCCAAAGGCCCCCGCCTCTACGACTGGCTGAGACTCCCGCTAAACCCTCCCATGCAAGAAGGCTTCGAGAGGTGGCTACTTGTGCGCCGCTCCATCGAAGCTCCGGAAGAACTGACCGCCTACACGGTCTTCGCTCCCGAAGGCACTACGCTCGAAGAGCTTGCAAAAGTGGCCAGCATACGCTGGCGGGTGGAGATCGGCTTCGAAGAGGCCAAGGGGGAGGTGGGCCTCTCCCACTACGAGGTAAGGAGCTGGCATGGATGGTACCGACACATAACCCTTGCCCTCTTCGCGCATGCTTTTCTCGCCGTCATCCGGGCCAAAGGGATAGACATCGAATCATCACAGGAAAAGGGGGCTCCGAAACCAGAGGGCACCGACAGCCTGCTGGCCTTCAAGAGAAAGCGAGGGCTCTGGTAG
- a CDS encoding OsmC family peroxiredoxin, translating to MSETVVVRRASAKWTGTLAGGEGRLSLQSSGALKGAPVSWVSRTGRPTGLTSPEELLAAAHAACFAMALSHTISEMGGEPEELEVEAACSFDQENLEISGVELVVRGSAGNLGSLREAAERAEGLCPVSNALRGNARISLTVHEV from the coding sequence ATGAGCGAGACCGTCGTCGTCAGGCGTGCTAGTGCGAAGTGGACCGGGACTCTCGCCGGGGGAGAGGGCCGGCTCTCGCTGCAGAGCAGCGGGGCTTTGAAGGGCGCCCCGGTGAGCTGGGTCTCACGGACCGGGCGGCCGACCGGGCTCACGAGCCCCGAGGAGCTGCTCGCCGCGGCCCACGCCGCGTGCTTTGCGATGGCGCTCTCGCACACCATCTCAGAGATGGGCGGCGAGCCGGAGGAGCTGGAGGTGGAGGCGGCCTGCTCCTTCGACCAAGAGAACCTTGAAATCTCCGGGGTCGAGCTCGTGGTACGGGGATCGGCTGGGAACCTCGGCTCGCTCCGGGAGGCGGCGGAGAGGGCGGAGGGGCTGTGCCCGGTCTCCAACGCCCTGCGGGGCAACGCCAGGATCAGTCTGACCGTCCACGAGGTCTGA
- a CDS encoding 2Fe-2S iron-sulfur cluster-binding protein, translating into MTKTHQVTFKKSGITIEVAEDEYILEKAEEAGMDLPYDCRSGTCTTCMQRCLEGEVDQDLAFAISDEELKEGYRLICIGSPLSDVTLDA; encoded by the coding sequence GTGACCAAGACGCACCAGGTGACGTTCAAGAAGAGCGGCATCACCATAGAGGTGGCCGAGGACGAGTACATCCTGGAGAAGGCCGAGGAGGCGGGGATGGACCTGCCCTACGACTGCCGTAGCGGCACCTGCACCACCTGCATGCAGCGGTGCCTGGAGGGGGAGGTGGACCAGGATCTGGCCTTCGCCATCTCCGATGAAGAGCTGAAGGAGGGCTACCGGCTGATCTGCATCGGCAGCCCCCTCTCCGACGTCACCCTGGACGCCTAA
- a CDS encoding proton-conducting membrane transporter, giving the protein MVEMRERSLEEVKALSREEAVEIMQHAGIVGAGGGGFPTYFKYKRPLPHLIVNATESEPGYWGDKLLHKVYLKEFLQLFEAMKEIFEFEQISLGVHEKDREWYAEYEDYVDEGIYDIRYVPDTYALGEEKTLVKHATDKRVPLFTNNPDGTRRPGMPPDVGIVVNNSETLLNVYRALFLGRPVTTVFFTVFGMEEHIMELKAYEAPVGTPVREILEISGIDLERQIAGASNVVGEDDSTERYVVADGGPYINDILDSRDIMSGEACIRRTTNSLLLIPEGRQTKEYARHIKTKPPKDGFVSLVGKVSEVRVPLAGGPLTPGTPLVSEGDEVAYEQKIAEPAERGFSIGVWASLAGRVTSVGGGIISISGTARDEEQERSPAELQEQYA; this is encoded by the coding sequence ATGGTCGAGATGAGAGAGCGGAGCCTCGAGGAGGTAAAGGCCCTCAGCCGCGAGGAAGCGGTGGAGATCATGCAGCACGCCGGCATAGTCGGCGCGGGGGGCGGCGGCTTCCCGACCTACTTCAAGTACAAGCGGCCGCTGCCGCACCTGATCGTGAACGCCACCGAGAGCGAGCCCGGCTACTGGGGGGACAAGCTGCTGCACAAGGTCTACCTCAAGGAGTTCCTCCAGCTCTTCGAAGCCATGAAGGAGATCTTTGAGTTCGAGCAGATCTCCCTGGGCGTCCACGAGAAGGACCGCGAGTGGTACGCCGAGTACGAGGACTACGTCGACGAGGGCATCTACGACATACGCTACGTGCCGGACACTTACGCCCTCGGTGAGGAGAAGACCCTCGTCAAGCACGCCACGGACAAGAGGGTCCCCCTGTTCACCAACAACCCGGACGGCACCAGGCGTCCGGGGATGCCGCCCGACGTGGGCATCGTCGTCAACAACTCCGAGACGCTGCTCAACGTCTACAGGGCGCTCTTCCTGGGCAGGCCCGTCACGACCGTGTTCTTCACGGTCTTCGGGATGGAAGAGCACATCATGGAGCTCAAGGCCTACGAGGCGCCGGTGGGGACCCCGGTCAGGGAGATCCTGGAGATCTCCGGCATAGACCTGGAGAGGCAGATAGCGGGCGCGAGCAACGTCGTGGGCGAGGACGACAGCACCGAACGCTACGTCGTCGCCGACGGTGGGCCGTACATCAACGACATCCTCGACAGCAGGGACATAATGAGCGGCGAGGCCTGCATCCGGCGCACCACCAACTCGCTGCTCCTGATCCCCGAGGGCCGCCAGACCAAGGAGTACGCCCGGCACATCAAGACGAAACCGCCGAAGGACGGCTTCGTCTCCCTCGTCGGTAAGGTCTCGGAGGTGAGGGTGCCCCTCGCCGGCGGTCCCCTGACCCCGGGCACCCCCCTGGTCTCGGAGGGCGACGAGGTGGCGTACGAGCAGAAGATCGCCGAACCGGCCGAAAGGGGCTTCTCGATCGGCGTCTGGGCGAGCCTGGCGGGCAGGGTCACCTCGGTAGGGGGAGGCATCATCTCGATCTCCGGCACCGCCAGAGACGAGGAGCAGGAGCGGAGTCCCGCAGAACTCCAGGAACAGTACGCCTGA
- a CDS encoding 4Fe-4S dicluster domain-containing protein: MAYVITEACIGTKNTACVAVCPVDCIYDAGDQYVINPEECIDCSMCMPQCPVEAIYPGDQVPDDLRHYAKKAADLDYSKLAPGWGVN, translated from the coding sequence GTGGCCTACGTCATAACCGAGGCGTGCATAGGGACCAAGAACACCGCATGCGTGGCCGTGTGTCCCGTGGACTGCATCTACGATGCGGGGGACCAGTACGTCATCAACCCGGAGGAGTGCATCGACTGCTCCATGTGCATGCCCCAGTGCCCGGTCGAGGCCATCTACCCCGGGGATCAGGTCCCCGACGACCTGCGACACTACGCCAAGAAGGCCGCCGATCTGGACTACTCCAAGCTCGCGCCGGGCTGGGGAGTCAACTAG
- a CDS encoding NuoI/complex I 23 kDa subunit family protein, giving the protein MGITLKHLFEKKITRQYPEYKREMPERTRGMLTVDMDRCISCLQCMRVCPDHCITIVQDRRDADGSGKPRPYSMGFMIDDSRCMYCALCVEVCPVNCIYHTEEFEIQAYNRLDLARQFGEQAVDPTIDPKPAVKIPFSTAGRKPPIKEKKKPTGKKAPATAGRHIFGKSPDG; this is encoded by the coding sequence ATGGGGATCACCCTCAAGCACCTCTTCGAGAAGAAGATCACGCGCCAGTACCCCGAGTACAAGCGTGAGATGCCGGAGCGCACGCGCGGGATGCTCACGGTGGACATGGACCGCTGCATCTCCTGTCTGCAGTGCATGCGGGTCTGCCCCGACCACTGCATCACCATAGTGCAGGACAGGCGCGACGCCGACGGCTCCGGCAAGCCCAGGCCGTACTCGATGGGCTTTATGATCGACGACTCGCGGTGCATGTACTGCGCGTTGTGCGTCGAGGTGTGCCCGGTGAACTGCATCTACCACACCGAGGAGTTCGAGATACAGGCGTACAACCGGCTCGACCTCGCCCGGCAATTCGGGGAGCAGGCCGTGGACCCGACCATAGACCCGAAACCGGCGGTCAAGATACCTTTCTCCACGGCGGGCAGGAAGCCCCCCATCAAGGAGAAGAAGAAGCCCACCGGCAAGAAGGCCCCCGCCACCGCAGGGCGCCACATCTTCGGGAAGAGCCCCGACGGGTGA